Proteins from one Azospirillum brasilense genomic window:
- a CDS encoding chemotaxis protein CheW: protein MIFSVSGRTLALPAESVRRFLPLPRLDRPPAAPAMVAGLFRYQGRAVPVLRLDLLFGFEAAPPELYAPLFLTDWNGRPLALLAERVFNILPIPDAERTAADASLTFNGCAVATIPQGTGTATVIDPSRLLAEAEERLLAAFQAMADERLARLGAPDSEIGEEAR, encoded by the coding sequence GTGATCTTTTCCGTTTCCGGCAGGACCCTGGCCCTGCCGGCGGAATCCGTGCGCCGGTTCCTGCCGCTGCCCCGGCTCGACCGCCCGCCCGCGGCACCCGCCATGGTCGCCGGCCTGTTCCGCTACCAGGGCCGCGCCGTCCCGGTCCTGCGGCTTGACCTTCTGTTCGGCTTCGAGGCCGCGCCGCCGGAGCTGTACGCGCCACTGTTCCTGACCGACTGGAACGGCCGTCCGCTGGCCCTGCTGGCCGAGCGGGTGTTCAACATCCTGCCGATCCCCGACGCCGAGCGGACGGCGGCCGACGCCAGCCTGACCTTCAACGGCTGCGCCGTTGCGACCATCCCCCAAGGCACCGGCACGGCGACGGTGATCGACCCGTCCCGCCTGCTGGCCGAGGCGGAGGAACGGCTGCTCGCCGCCTTCCAGGCCATGGCCGACGAGCGTCTGGCGCGGCTCGGCGCCCCCGATTCCGAGATCGGCGAGGAGGCCCGATGA
- the panD gene encoding aspartate 1-decarboxylase: protein MIKVVRAKLHCLRVTDANLNYQGSITLDPEHCEAVGIYPLEFVEIWNKNSGARISTYVIYGERGSRCCVLNGSAARSCQPGDEVIIAASWYCQPTELATLRPRVLTFNADNSIDRSLTYDVTALDGGRFDFAIREGAFLEPEPA from the coding sequence ATGATCAAGGTTGTCCGAGCGAAGCTGCACTGCCTGCGCGTTACCGACGCCAACCTGAACTATCAGGGGTCGATCACGCTCGATCCGGAGCATTGCGAGGCGGTCGGGATTTACCCGCTGGAATTCGTGGAGATCTGGAACAAGAATTCCGGCGCGCGGATCAGCACCTACGTCATTTACGGCGAGCGCGGCTCGCGCTGCTGCGTGCTCAACGGTTCGGCGGCACGGAGCTGCCAGCCGGGGGACGAGGTCATCATCGCCGCCTCCTGGTACTGTCAGCCGACCGAACTGGCGACGCTGCGGCCGCGGGTGCTGACCTTCAACGCGGACAACAGCATCGACCGCTCGCTGACCTACGACGTGACGGCGCTGGACGGCGGACGGTTCGATTTCGCGATTCGCGAGGGCGCCTTCCTAGAGCCGGAACCGGCCTGA